One genomic segment of Spirochaetales bacterium includes these proteins:
- a CDS encoding right-handed parallel beta-helix repeat-containing protein, whose translation MRNIFIGFSIIFCLPVFSCLPPDTGTVPGNVFYLDPAGGSLAGDGSFERPWPGLQEVIEAGMIRTHAFADHPWDEGDVLYERNPGAPVAAGDTLRLLDGNHGEIELHEYYNLRYLTVEAETGHRPVCSRLDIQAAGKIIVRGLTVRPIPGYTEACTLIRVASHDWQGPVDDITVEDCTVYSVENAESWGLEEWNSLACSGITVSGNNVTIRNNELINVDFGISYSGDFGVVFGNTVSNFAGDGLRGIGNDLLFENNIVRDNYNVNENHDDGFQSWSLASRNQPPRERVVLRGNIIINCTDPERPFQGGLQGIGCFDGFFIDWVVENNLILVDHWHGITFLGAVSTKIVNNTVIDTTGQSPGPSWIMIGAHKDGRPSRDCLIQNNIVHSVSLDPGAGGADNNLPVTDLALLEKLFIDPANRDFRLKKGSAAVDTGTLVNSPLTDINGVLRPRGKGVDIGAYESY comes from the coding sequence ATGCGAAATATATTCATAGGTTTCAGTATTATTTTTTGTCTCCCCGTTTTCTCCTGCCTTCCCCCGGACACCGGAACGGTTCCCGGAAACGTTTTTTACCTCGATCCCGCCGGTGGGAGCCTGGCGGGTGACGGTTCGTTTGAACGGCCCTGGCCGGGACTGCAGGAGGTGATCGAAGCCGGGATGATCCGCACCCACGCCTTCGCCGATCATCCCTGGGATGAAGGGGATGTCCTTTACGAGCGCAATCCGGGAGCCCCGGTTGCGGCGGGCGATACCCTCCGGCTTCTCGACGGCAATCACGGGGAAATCGAACTGCACGAATACTACAACCTGCGGTATCTTACCGTCGAAGCCGAAACGGGCCACCGGCCGGTCTGTTCCCGCCTGGACATACAGGCCGCCGGAAAGATCATCGTCCGGGGATTGACGGTCAGGCCGATACCGGGATATACGGAAGCCTGTACCCTCATCCGCGTTGCCTCCCATGACTGGCAGGGGCCGGTGGATGATATTACCGTCGAAGACTGTACCGTCTATTCCGTCGAAAATGCCGAAAGCTGGGGCCTCGAGGAATGGAATTCGCTTGCCTGCTCCGGGATAACGGTGTCGGGCAATAATGTCACGATCCGCAATAACGAACTTATAAATGTCGATTTCGGGATATCCTACAGCGGCGATTTCGGCGTTGTTTTCGGCAATACCGTTTCCAATTTTGCGGGCGACGGCCTGCGTGGTATCGGAAACGATCTGCTATTCGAAAACAATATCGTCCGGGACAATTACAATGTGAACGAAAACCATGACGATGGATTTCAATCCTGGTCTCTGGCAAGCCGGAATCAGCCCCCGAGGGAGCGCGTGGTCTTGAGGGGGAACATTATCATCAACTGCACGGACCCGGAGCGTCCCTTTCAGGGCGGACTTCAGGGGATCGGCTGTTTCGACGGATTCTTTATCGACTGGGTGGTGGAAAACAACCTGATCCTGGTCGACCACTGGCACGGGATCACCTTCCTTGGGGCAGTCAGTACTAAAATAGTCAACAACACGGTCATCGACACGACCGGCCAATCCCCCGGCCCTTCATGGATCATGATCGGCGCCCACAAGGACGGACGGCCTTCACGGGACTGCCTTATCCAGAATAATATCGTTCATTCGGTCTCCCTCGATCCGGGCGCGGGCGGTGCGGACAACAATTTGCCGGTCACGGACCTTGCTCTGCTTGAAAAACTTTTTATCGATCCCGCAAACCGGGATTTCAGGTTGAAAAAGGGGTCCGCCGCTGTCGATACCGGCACCCTCGTCAACAGCCCCCTCACCGATATCAACGGGGTTTTAAGACCCCGCGGCAAAGGGGTCGATATCGGGGCGTACGAGAGTTATTGA
- a CDS encoding NUDIX hydrolase: protein MITLAVDAIMVKDEKLLMIVRGGSTFHDFLALPGGMVEEGETVEEAVIREIKEECGVDAVPLEILGVYSEPGRDPRGHTCSVVFVMDFKGTPEAGDDAKDFRWIALPPDESERIAFDHRKVIGDYLVWRERRGTYWSGKTTRFGH, encoded by the coding sequence ATGATCACCCTCGCAGTCGATGCCATTATGGTGAAAGACGAAAAGCTGCTTATGATCGTCCGCGGCGGAAGCACGTTTCACGATTTTCTGGCGCTTCCCGGCGGCATGGTCGAAGAAGGCGAGACCGTTGAAGAGGCCGTTATACGGGAGATAAAGGAGGAGTGCGGTGTGGACGCGGTGCCGTTGGAGATACTGGGAGTATATTCCGAACCCGGAAGGGATCCGAGGGGGCACACCTGTTCCGTCGTGTTTGTCATGGATTTCAAGGGAACGCCGGAAGCCGGAGACGACGCAAAGGATTTCAGGTGGATAGCCCTTCCGCCGGACGAATCCGAAAGGATCGCCTTCGATCACCGGAAAGTGATCGGCGATTATCTTGTGTGGAGGGAACGGCGGGGAACCTATTGGTCCGGGAAAACAACTCGTTTTGGGCACTGA
- a CDS encoding DUF2817 domain-containing protein: MKQVVFFICLILLFASCTCVGNKPVEGWCGYDAYEKKRDYRRIVDCMGSLDSGHIAVTTIGKTTYGEDAYPLFDVFYDRSADETKDALVTGGVHGNEPAGFEAVIGYLRYLDRENPLLHYRVHFIPVVNPWGFIHNYRYNGNGYDINRDFNSFMTEEAALIKDYFKGKKLHLILDLHETGSKGGFIYNYSVSNRKTAENLMAYLSGKNLAIDNGYKDHDFETRDGILAFPAYLVHVQSWFSRSPLAHYFFIHYNKCSFTFESSVYESMKERIQVHTSVMEFFLEK; this comes from the coding sequence TTGAAACAGGTTGTATTTTTTATTTGTTTGATACTTCTTTTCGCCTCCTGCACGTGTGTCGGGAACAAACCGGTCGAAGGCTGGTGCGGCTATGACGCGTACGAAAAAAAACGGGACTACCGGCGTATCGTCGACTGCATGGGTTCCCTCGATTCCGGCCATATCGCCGTTACCACGATTGGAAAAACAACGTACGGCGAGGATGCGTACCCCCTCTTCGATGTCTTCTATGACAGAAGCGCCGATGAGACAAAGGACGCCCTGGTCACGGGCGGCGTCCACGGGAATGAACCGGCCGGATTTGAAGCGGTCATCGGCTATCTGAGGTATCTCGACAGGGAAAACCCGCTTTTACATTATCGCGTCCATTTCATTCCCGTCGTCAATCCCTGGGGCTTCATTCACAATTACCGGTATAACGGGAACGGTTACGACATCAACCGGGATTTCAATTCATTTATGACAGAGGAAGCGGCTCTCATAAAAGATTATTTTAAAGGCAAAAAACTTCACCTGATTCTCGATCTCCACGAAACGGGATCAAAAGGCGGTTTTATTTATAATTATTCGGTCTCGAACAGGAAAACGGCGGAAAATCTCATGGCTTATTTATCAGGTAAAAACCTGGCAATCGACAACGGCTACAAAGACCATGACTTTGAAACAAGGGATGGTATTCTTGCCTTCCCCGCTTACCTCGTTCATGTGCAAAGCTGGTTTTCGCGTTCGCCCCTTGCCCATTATTTTTTTATCCACTACAACAAGTGTTCTTTTACATTCGAGTCTTCGGTATATGAATCCATGAAGGAGCGGATACAGGTACACACGAGTGTGATGGAATTCTTTCTGGAAAAATAA